A genomic segment from Candidatus Babeliales bacterium encodes:
- a CDS encoding metal ABC transporter permease, whose translation MNYTLLLVLQGAVLLGITSGALGTFALLRQQSLLGDAISHAALPGIVLMFLLTHSKDPWILLCGGALAGVIGVVSMNYIVAHTTLKKDAILGIILSVFFGLGLVLMTVAQKIPVASQAILNKFLFGNVATLLKEDMYVIALISFFIFAILTLFWKECAVYVFDPVFTQSIGFNVKIIEVVLTMLLVLAIVIGLQTVGVVLMSTMLIAPAAAARQWTTKLLHMVVLAGIFGGCAATIGVYASSVIDHVPTGPAIVVAASIIVLFSLICAPKRSVA comes from the coding sequence TGCAAGGTGCAGTATTGCTGGGCATAACATCAGGAGCATTGGGAACATTTGCACTGTTACGTCAGCAAAGTTTGCTTGGTGATGCAATATCACATGCAGCGCTTCCTGGTATTGTGTTAATGTTTTTGCTTACACATAGCAAAGATCCGTGGATATTGTTGTGTGGTGGAGCACTTGCAGGAGTGATTGGAGTAGTGAGCATGAATTATATTGTTGCACACACAACGCTTAAAAAAGATGCAATTTTGGGAATTATTTTATCGGTGTTTTTTGGATTAGGTTTGGTTCTAATGACCGTGGCACAGAAAATTCCTGTTGCAAGTCAGGCAATTTTGAACAAATTCTTGTTCGGCAACGTGGCTACACTGCTCAAAGAAGATATGTATGTTATTGCACTCATATCATTTTTTATTTTTGCGATACTCACATTGTTTTGGAAAGAATGTGCGGTGTATGTTTTTGATCCTGTGTTTACTCAATCTATTGGATTCAATGTAAAAATTATAGAAGTAGTACTGACCATGTTGTTGGTGCTTGCAATTGTTATTGGATTGCAAACAGTTGGAGTAGTTTTAATGAGTACCATGCTTATTGCTCCTGCTGCTGCAGCTCGGCAGTGGACAACAAAACTGTTACACATGGTTGTGCTTGCGGGTATATTTGGCGGCTGCGCAGCAACCATTGGTGTGTACGCAAGTTCTGTTATTGATCATGTACCGACAGGTCCTGCCATTGTTGTTGCGGCAAGTATAATTGTACTGTTCTCGCTCATCTGCGCTCCAAAAAGGAGCGTTGCATGA